One stretch of Mycobacteriales bacterium DNA includes these proteins:
- a CDS encoding nuclear transport factor 2 family protein, producing the protein MPTTRTAKDLSVTTTEHPNAKVLRDGFAAFGRGDLDTIRATMTDDAVWTNAGTSALAGTYRGWDAISGMFGALFERTGGTISMQVVSVLADDAHACAIYDSTSTIAGQTQTNRFVLVQEMTPDGKARATQTLAYDQAAADAHLTR; encoded by the coding sequence ATGCCGACCACCCGCACCGCGAAGGACCTCAGCGTCACCACGACCGAGCACCCGAACGCGAAGGTGCTCCGAGACGGCTTCGCGGCCTTCGGGCGCGGCGACCTCGACACGATCCGCGCGACCATGACCGACGACGCCGTGTGGACCAACGCCGGCACCTCCGCGCTCGCCGGGACCTACCGCGGCTGGGACGCGATCTCGGGCATGTTCGGCGCGCTGTTCGAGCGGACCGGCGGGACGATCTCGATGCAGGTCGTGTCGGTGCTCGCCGACGACGCCCACGCGTGCGCGATCTACGACTCGACCTCGACGATCGCCGGTCAGACGCAGACCAACCGCTTCGTGCTGGTGCAGGAGATGACCCCGGACGGCAAGGCCCGCGCGACGCAGACCCTTGCCTACGACCAGGCCGCCGCGGACGCGCACCTCACGCGGTAG